The genomic stretch TATAAAAAGGACCAAATGTTTGACATTATAGCTCGCAAATGACATAAAATTTCTTCATAAgatttcatcattttaatgtaaatcaAATGGAAGCCACTAGAGAGTTATGGCATGTGGCAAGCAGGTCAATGCTCACGGAGGGAACGGAGATCTTCATTTTAGTGAGAAAGACACGTCACCTCATTCCTGCTATGATGCGGTAAGGCAAAGGAACGTCTAAATTagcagcatttctttttaactcttAATCAAAAAGATGAAACGGATCAGATTATTTcagaaataaattattttgtagtttGCTTGGCCAAAACAAAGTCAACCTCCAACACAAGGTGGATGGGCTACAGCTGAGCCCTCCAACACTGGCTGAGTTTAGAGGGCGTAGGATGCAGCACTCATGGGCTAAAAGTAAAAGgtaaacaaatgtaaagaaaGGGCTGAACTTATCAAAacagatctttttttcctcatttaaacagaaacatagTATATAgaggacaaaacaaagaatCACATTACATATGTACagcaattaaataaaactaaacaaaaccaaatctgTAGTTTATACCCTAAATCTCATTCGAGAACAGTATTTTAATTTTGCCAATATTTAACTTAAACTCCATCCTCAACGCCCCTGCCTCACCCCAATAATAATTAGTCTTAAACCCTGTAGACACAGCAAAATACATTACATGACTCTTTCCTGTAGTCTTAATACAACTTCATGCACGGACATCATTCCTATATCCCGTCTCTTCTGTAACCTTTCAATAGAAACGTTGAAACTTTAATGAAACCTTGTAATTCAGAGCCGGTTGTGCGAGTTCCAGTTCTAATGTCACATTGCTGATTTTGTCAATCTGATTACAGTGACTACAGCAACAAAAATCTCTTCAAGTATCATGGCTGAAGACTTAAACtgatcacagacacacagacaaacacacacacatacacacactttaatcCTGTGATTTCAGGACATTTACTTCAGAATCAGGTGGTTGGGATGATCGCGTGTAATCGTGGTCAGTGAGAGAGACAATCTGGTCCCCAGGTAGTCTGTTGAGGGAAAAGTAACTTCTCTCTGGAGATGCTTTTTGGAGCTCTTTGGAAGATGCCAACTTTGGACATGGCTGCGTGTTCTTCTGATGCGGGAGGTTGAGAGAGTAAAACCTCTTGAAGGATCTGGCTGTGATGCGGCGAGTCCTTCCTTTGATTCAGTCTAACAGCGGTGTGTCACCTCTTACTGGCCatctcacttcctgtctctctggGTGTGGAATCATGTCGGTCTAACAGGGCATCAGGCAACATCTAAAAACCaaaggcaacaacaaaaaccgtCAGGTGCTATGAAGGCTAAGGTTAagtaaaatctttaaaaaggttAAGTAAAAGcgttgaaaaaaacacacttagtTTGTCCTTGTGCTAACGACTAGTCGAGAAAAATGGTACACGTGCTTGGCTTGCTAATGTGAACTTGTACTTTATGTGCTAAAGATAGTTCCTCCAGCAGATTCATGTGACATACCATACATAGAATCAACTTTATCAGATCAGATGTATTACGTAGGAAAATCACACCAAAAGCTAACCACAGTAAGTGACTTCCTCTGTACTGTAACTGTCCTAACAGAATGAAGAAGGGGTGTCGTAGATGAGGACAAATGAAAGAACCAGgggcagagcagagagagggTGCTTACTGACCTGGTCCCTGCTGGGCTGATATGTCCTCAATTCCGCCTAGAGGCTTTAAGAGGCCGTTCTCCCTGAAGGCTAAGACAGGaactctctcctccccctccggCTGCTGCTCCTCTCCCTCAGGAGGAGACAACCTGGAATGTGAAGGCAGTACAATCACCTCTTCAAATTCCCCGTTTTCCCTGGAAAAACAGAGGACGGAAAGGAAAATGTTACTCTTATTATAGCCATCAATGTGAACATGTgatttgtgggaaaaaaaacagagggggATGTTTTTTGATCACGTTGgaagtaaacctctaaatatggacgcccgctctaccaactgagcgtTCTGGGCGCCTGtcctttatttagtttaaagtACTTCTATTTTGGGTATATAATGGTGTATTGGTGAAGTAGTAGTGATCACTTTGAGGAAAATTAGTGAgaaataattcagcagaggcagggatatgtaAACCAGAAAGAAGGAAATCCCGCGCACCCCCCGGGAAATGGCACGCTGAATGTGACAATCTACAAAAATACTATATGTTATATGATATTATGTTTGCTGTGCATTTTGTCTACAACGCTACCTCTGGTCAGGATGGCTCAGTGCGGTGGTGATGGGGTTTGGGTTGGGCTCAGGTTGGCGACCGTTGCTATTGGGTGTTGGTGACACAGTCACTTCAGAGGGACTCGGGGCGGCGGGGGTCCCTGATGAGAGAAAACCATCACGGCAGTGAGATACAGCATCGAGGCAACAACTGCAGtggatatattttaaaaaggtatGACAGGAACAGGATTGTTCCATTTTATGAAATATAATAGAAAAAGGTCAATTCAGTTACCTGCAGTGTTTCCATTCCTGTGGGGAACAGCTTTCTACAGATGGGGCGGAATACAAAGAGAATGAACACTTAGGAACAATACAAAGATTATTTATGATTAGTCAGACACCACATTTATTCAAATCATTACCTTCTCTGTTGGGTCTGAACGTCTTGTTCTCTTCATGATCTCCTCCAGACGctggtgggaaaaaaagagctttaCAGGCACTCCACAGGAGGACTAATACGAAATACTAGTGTGTGAACCTGAGTcaccttttttctctccaggcGTTCAGCCTCCTCTTTCTGgaagtgtttctctctctcctgcctcAGGCGCTCCGCCTCCTCTCTCTGTCGagactcttcttcttccttctacaaatgacacacacacacacacacacacacacacacacacacacacacacacacacacacacacacacacacacacacacacacacacacacacacacacacacacacacacacacacacacacacacacacacacacacacacacacacacacacacacacacacacacacacacacacacacacacacacacacacacacacacacacacacactttaatttgAGATCTAGAGACATCTTGGTTGAGTCTGTCAAGTTGAGTCTTAAGTTTGCTTGTACACTTTCTCTGACCTGTTTCAGCAGTCGctctgcctcctctctctctttctgaagcctctctccctccacctttctctcctcttcctccttccttctcatCTCCTCCGCCTGACGCTGAGCCTGCTCTTCTCTCTTTGCCCGCTCCTCGGCCTTACGGCGAGCCATCTCCTCCTTTGCTAACctgtgcagacacacaaactaatCATATAATACTGAaggtgtgtgtatctgcaaTCAGGATGCAGATACACACACCTTCAGTATTATCCATCTCCTTGCACACCACTCTGGATCCCACACACATGTTCGCACACAGCGCGGCCAGCTTACCTGCGCTGCTCCTCCTGTTGCTTGCGCTCCTCTTCTTCTCGCTCCCTCTGCTCGCGGGCCAGCCGACGATTCTCAGTCAGGATCCGACTCGCCTCCTCTGGATCTGTGGTGCCTGATGAGGACTTGTGGGCTGGAGGACTGCTTACACTCTCTAGAAGAACATGAAAGAAAGTTGAACGTTTGGCCAGTGTATCTTATAAACAGCAATCCAGGCTGTATGATAGTGTGGGTGTGAAAAGGGTTTGGGAGTGGTAACTGACCGCTGGCTGCAGCTGGTGTCTGCTCATTACTGGTCTTGTTCTGACCCAGGGGCTGAGGCCGAGGCTGAAGAGGACTAAGGACCGGCTCTTCCTGCTCCCCTTCTTGGGCTCTGGTGGGCTGGGGGCTCTCAGGCGTTATCCTGTATGGACGAAGATTTCCAGGGTCCTCTGTCCCAGGAGACTTCAGCTGCTTGGGGGTTGGAGGGCGCCCTCCTGTCTTTTGGGGAGGCCTGTGTGCAGGAAGAACAGCAACAGCTGTCTATAAAGTACTGGTTAAAATAAGAGCGAATGTGATTCTACTGGGGTTTAGCAAttagaacttttttttcaagaaatctTATTTACTTTAATCTTATCTTCACCCGCCCTGCTCCCTACAATAACTCCAAATGGTCACCCATTTTCTTAGTGTGAACCTCATTTTGTCAGTCATCATGGGTGTGTTCTCCTACCTGCCAGGAGAGGGAAAGGTCACTTTGCTGGGCTTCTTGCTTGGAGAAAAGGAGGGCTTTTTGGGGGGCAAGCTCAGAATGGGAGCCAATGGGAGTGAGAGGTTGCTCCACGACTTCCTGACATGGTCACGGTCCTTCTGCTATTGGTCCAGGAAATGGAAGGGGAAAAGATCATTATGCAAAATGGGCAAGAATTTTCTTTCTTACCTGATAAGCTCTTCATGAAAATATCCTTAGCAACACAAAGTAATTGGGTGGTACAGATGGGTGTACCAACCCAGGTTGTCCTAATGACAGCAGCAGAAGATGATCAGTAACAGGATTAGACTCAGGCACCCGTCCTTTGACCGTGCATAACCTCTGGCACCAACTAAAAACAGAACCCTcactgtcaaaattaaaaatcaacctTCTCACTCTGACCAACTCACAAGGCATTTTGCAGAGGAGGCACCAAACCCTCACTCGCAATAACACTAACCTACAATATACAGTATCCAGACATTATGGCACATAAGTGGTATCACCGGGTACAACTGGGAATGGGTGTGGATTaggaatgtgtatgtgtacatgaaTTGTTTATGCCTGTGTCTCCGGGTCCCTGTGTGGAATATAAAGTGCAAAAGATGTCCTCCTTCTAAGACCTTAATGGTATAAGCTGTGATACAGCagcagacagatggacaggGCGTACGGCGTACagcgtgtgcgtgtttgtgtgtgtgtgtctgtgagaagcagagacacacagatatATTATGTCCGACTGATCTGGAGCATTGTCAGTagtaaaaagatgaagaagaagaagaagagaagcaaAAACAGTGAATCACTGTGAGCATATAAAGTGAGCATGTTTTTTCcatcacataaacacagaccTCATATTTGTCACAGGTTACATTTCTGACAATATAGCAACTGTCTCATGCATTGAGAA from Etheostoma cragini isolate CJK2018 chromosome 18, CSU_Ecrag_1.0, whole genome shotgun sequence encodes the following:
- the si:ch73-217b7.1 gene encoding ensconsin isoform X6, which produces MPEVQGGGCSWGKWKLRKGGSRSAIPALFTITEEEEGRRDARRRKKRASYSQYKSEDGRASSATRPSSSGSGQTYTPTLTPTPTPTQTPSNSSGNNAAYKTDSLLFNKIDERQRLARERRVEREKQNAVKEAQWQAREERARQHYEKQLEERRKKLEEQKIKEDKRQAAAEEKRRQKLEEDKVRHQMVMRRTLERSQKTRQKPVRWSWGGALHTNTPSTTTGFVESAFLCPLDLAGLEHMQSAFSLYRRYGVTSQYAERRSVSTMNLSKHTDPVFTKRLSYSSATLVHSPDRGLRRLPLTPWESNVVNRLQQPTHSYLARSRSAMSLSGEQTVSCHPMGAMSFKALQAQPLPHCRSQERNLSRGAVLSTTTARRRTTGNTQQKDRDHVRKSWSNLSLPLAPILSLPPKKPSFSPSKKPSKVTFPSPGRPPQKTGGRPPTPKQLKSPGTEDPGNLRPYRITPESPQPTRAQEGEQEEPVLSPLQPRPQPLGQNKTSNEQTPAAASESVSSPPAHKSSSGTTDPEEASRILTENRRLAREQREREEEERKQQEEQRRLAKEEMARRKAEERAKREEQAQRQAEEMRRKEEEERKVEGERLQKEREEAERLLKQKEEEESRQREEAERLRQEREKHFQKEEAERLERKKRLEEIMKRTRRSDPTEKKAVPHRNGNTAGTPAAPSPSEVTVSPTPNSNGRQPEPNPNPITTALSHPDQRENGEFEEVIVLPSHSRLSPPEGEEQQPEGEERVPVLAFRENGLLKPLGGIEDISAQQGPDVA
- the si:ch73-217b7.1 gene encoding ensconsin isoform X9, with the translated sequence MPEVQGGGCSWGKWKLRKGGSRSAIPALFTITEEEEGRRDARRRKKRASYSQYKSEDGRASSATRPSSSGSGQTYTPTLTPTPTPTQTPSNSSGNNAAYKTDSLLFNKIDERQRLARERRVEREKQNAVKEAQWQAREERARQHYEKQLEERRKKLEEQKIKEDKRQAAAEEKRRQKLEEDKVRHQMVMRRTLERSQKTRQKPVRWSWGGALHTNTPSTTTDAERRSVSTMNLSKHTDPVFTKRLSYSSATLVHSPDRGLRRLPLTPWESNVVNRLQQPTHSYLARSRSAMSLSGEQTVSCHPMGAMSFKALQAQPLPHCRSQERNLSRGAVLSTTTARRRTTGNTQQKDRDHVRKSWSNLSLPLAPILSLPPKKPSFSPSKKPSKVTFPSPGRPPQKTGGRPPTPKQLKSPGTEDPGNLRPYRITPESPQPTRAQEGEQEEPVLSPLQPRPQPLGQNKTSNEQTPAAASESVSSPPAHKSSSGTTDPEEASRILTENRRLAREQREREEEERKQQEEQRRLAKEEMARRKAEERAKREEQAQRQAEEMRRKEEEERKVEGERLQKEREEAERLLKQKEEEESRQREEAERLRQEREKHFQKEEAERLERKKRLEEIMKRTRRSDPTEKKAVPHRNGNTAGTPAAPSPSEVTVSPTPNSNGRQPEPNPNPITTALSHPDQRENGEFEEVIVLPSHSRLSPPEGEEQQPEGEERVPVLAFRENGLLKPLGGIEDISAQQGPDVA
- the si:ch73-217b7.1 gene encoding ensconsin isoform X4, with amino-acid sequence MPEVQGGGCSWGKWKLRKGGSRSAIPALFTITEEEEGRRDARRRKKRASYSQYKSEDGRASSATRPSSSGSGQTYTPTLTPTPTPTQTPSNSSGNNAAYKTDSLLFNKIDERQRLARERRVEREKQNAVKEAQWQAREERARQHYEKQLEERRKKLEEQKIKEDKRQAAAEEKRRQKLEEDKVRHQMVMRRTLERSQKTRQKPVRWSWGGALHTNTPSTTTGFVESAFLCPLDLAGLEHMQSAFSLYRRYGVTSQYAERRSVSTMNLSKHTDPVFTKRLSYSSATLVHSPDRGLRRLPLTPWESNVVNRLQQPTHSYLARSRSAMSLSGEQTAIPVCPRSVSCHPMGAMSFKALQAQPLPHCRSQERNLSRGAVLSTTTARRRTTGNTQQKDRDHVRKSWSNLSLPLAPILSLPPKKPSFSPSKKPSKVTFPSPGRPPQKTGGRPPTPKQLKSPGTEDPGNLRPYRITPESPQPTRAQEGEQEEPVLSPLQPRPQPLGQNKTSNEQTPAAASESVSSPPAHKSSSGTTDPEEASRILTENRRLAREQREREEEERKQQEEQRRLAKEEMARRKAEERAKREEQAQRQAEEMRRKEEEERKVEGERLQKEREEAERLLKQKEEEESRQREEAERLRQEREKHFQKEEAERLERKKRLEEIMKRTRRSDPTEKKAVPHRNGNTAGTPAAPSPSEVTVSPTPNSNGRQPEPNPNPITTALSHPDQRENGEFEEVIVLPSHSRLSPPEGEEQQPEGEERVPVLAFRENGLLKPLGGIEDISAQQGPDVA
- the si:ch73-217b7.1 gene encoding ensconsin isoform X5, which translates into the protein MPEVQGGGCSWGKWKLRKGGSRSAIPALFTITEEEEGRRDARRRKKRASYSQYKSEDGRASSATRPSSSGSGQTYTPTLTPTPTPTQTPSNSSGNNAAYKTDSLLFNKIDERQRLARERRVEREKQNAVKEAQWQAREERARQHYEKQLEERRKKLEEQKIKEDKRQAAAEEKRRQKLEEDKVRHQMVMRRTLERSQKTRQKPVRWSWGGALHTNTPSTTTDAERRSVSTMNLSKHTDPVFTKRLSYSSATLVHSPDRGLQMRTSSSPVISKVQSKLRLHQGQTTQHRNTGLRRLPLTPWESNVVNRLQQPTHSYLARSRSAMSLSGEQTAIPVCPRSVSCHPMGAMSFKALQAQPLPHCRSQERNLSRGAVLSTTTARRRTTGNTQQKDRDHVRKSWSNLSLPLAPILSLPPKKPSFSPSKKPSKVTFPSPGRPPQKTGGRPPTPKQLKSPGTEDPGNLRPYRITPESPQPTRAQEGEQEEPVLSPLQPRPQPLGQNKTSNEQTPAAASESVSSPPAHKSSSGTTDPEEASRILTENRRLAREQREREEEERKQQEEQRRLAKEEMARRKAEERAKREEQAQRQAEEMRRKEEEERKVEGERLQKEREEAERLLKQKEEEESRQREEAERLRQEREKHFQKEEAERLERKKRLEEIMKRTRRSDPTEKKAVPHRNGNTAGTPAAPSPSEVTVSPTPNSNGRQPEPNPNPITTALSHPDQRENGEFEEVIVLPSHSRLSPPEGEEQQPEGEERVPVLAFRENGLLKPLGGIEDISAQQGPDVA
- the si:ch73-217b7.1 gene encoding ensconsin isoform X3; translated protein: MADQDGSDASPPESQASYSQYKSEDGRASSATRPSSSGSGQTYTPTLTPTPTPTQTPSNSSGNNAAYKTDSLLFNKIDERQRLARERRVEREKQNAVKEAQWQAREERARQHYEKQLEERRKKLEEQKIKEDKRQAAAEEKRRQKLEEDKVRHQMVMRRTLERSQKTRQKPVRWSWGGALHTNTPSTTTGFVESAFLCPLDLAGLEHMQSAFSLYRRYGVTSQYAERRSVSTMNLSKHTDPVFTKRLSYSSATLVHSPDRGLQMRTSSSPVISKVQSKLRLHQGQTTQHRNTGLRRLPLTPWESNVVNRLQQPTHSYLARSRSAMSLSGEQTAIPVCPRSVSCHPMGAMSFKALQAQPLPHCRSQERNLSRGAVLSTTTARRRTTGNTQQKDRDHVRKSWSNLSLPLAPILSLPPKKPSFSPSKKPSKVTFPSPGRPPQKTGGRPPTPKQLKSPGTEDPGNLRPYRITPESPQPTRAQEGEQEEPVLSPLQPRPQPLGQNKTSNEQTPAAASESVSSPPAHKSSSGTTDPEEASRILTENRRLAREQREREEEERKQQEEQRRLAKEEMARRKAEERAKREEQAQRQAEEMRRKEEEERKVEGERLQKEREEAERLLKQKEEEESRQREEAERLRQEREKHFQKEEAERLERKKRLEEIMKRTRRSDPTEKKAVPHRNGNTAGTPAAPSPSEVTVSPTPNSNGRQPEPNPNPITTALSHPDQRENGEFEEVIVLPSHSRLSPPEGEEQQPEGEERVPVLAFRENGLLKPLGGIEDISAQQGPDVA
- the si:ch73-217b7.1 gene encoding ensconsin isoform X7; amino-acid sequence: MPQTPASYSQYKSEDGRASSATRPSSSGSGQTYTPTLTPTPTPTQTPSNSSGNNAAYKTDSLLFNKIDERQRLARERRVEREKQNAVKEAQWQAREERARQHYEKQLEERRKKLEEQKIKEDKRQAAAEEKRRQKLEEDKVRHQMVMRRTLERSQKTRQKPVRWSWGGALHTNTPSTTTGFVESAFLCPLDLAGLEHMQSAFSLYRRYGVTSQYAERRSVSTMNLSKHTDPVFTKRLSYSSATLVHSPDRGLQMRTSSSPVISKVQSKLRLHQGQTTQHRNTGLRRLPLTPWESNVVNRLQQPTHSYLARSRSAMSLSGEQTAIPVCPRSVSCHPMGAMSFKALQAQPLPHCRSQERNLSRGAVLSTTTARRRTTGNTQQKDRDHVRKSWSNLSLPLAPILSLPPKKPSFSPSKKPSKVTFPSPGRPPQKTGGRPPTPKQLKSPGTEDPGNLRPYRITPESPQPTRAQEGEQEEPVLSPLQPRPQPLGQNKTSNEQTPAAASESVSSPPAHKSSSGTTDPEEASRILTENRRLAREQREREEEERKQQEEQRRLAKEEMARRKAEERAKREEQAQRQAEEMRRKEEEERKVEGERLQKEREEAERLLKQKEEEESRQREEAERLRQEREKHFQKEEAERLERKKRLEEIMKRTRRSDPTEKKAVPHRNGNTAGTPAAPSPSEVTVSPTPNSNGRQPEPNPNPITTALSHPDQRENGEFEEVIVLPSHSRLSPPEGEEQQPEGEERVPVLAFRENGLLKPLGGIEDISAQQGPDVA
- the si:ch73-217b7.1 gene encoding ensconsin isoform X8, giving the protein MPEVQGGGCSWGKWKLRKGGSRSAIPALFTITEEEEGRRDARRRKKRASYSQYKSEDGRASSATRPSSSGSGQTYTPTLTPTPTPTQTPSNSSGNNAAYKTDSLLFNKIDERQRLARERRVEREKQNAVKEAQWQAREERARQHYEKQLEERRKKLEEQKIKEDKRQAAAEEKRRQKLEEDKVRHQMVMRRTLERSQKTRQKPVRWSWGGALHTNTPSTTTDAERRSVSTMNLSKHTDPVFTKRLSYSSATLVHSPDRGLRRLPLTPWESNVVNRLQQPTHSYLARSRSAMSLSGEQTAIPVCPRSVSCHPMGAMSFKALQAQPLPHCRSQERNLSRGAVLSTTTARRRTTGNTQQKDRDHVRKSWSNLSLPLAPILSLPPKKPSFSPSKKPSKVTFPSPGRPPQKTGGRPPTPKQLKSPGTEDPGNLRPYRITPESPQPTRAQEGEQEEPVLSPLQPRPQPLGQNKTSNEQTPAAASESVSSPPAHKSSSGTTDPEEASRILTENRRLAREQREREEEERKQQEEQRRLAKEEMARRKAEERAKREEQAQRQAEEMRRKEEEERKVEGERLQKEREEAERLLKQKEEEESRQREEAERLRQEREKHFQKEEAERLERKKRLEEIMKRTRRSDPTEKKAVPHRNGNTAGTPAAPSPSEVTVSPTPNSNGRQPEPNPNPITTALSHPDQRENGEFEEVIVLPSHSRLSPPEGEEQQPEGEERVPVLAFRENGLLKPLGGIEDISAQQGPDVA